A genomic segment from Mus musculus strain C57BL/6J chromosome 13, GRCm38.p6 C57BL/6J encodes:
- the Ndufs6 gene encoding NADH dehydrogenase [ubiquinone] iron-sulfur protein 6, mitochondrial precursor yields MAAVLTFRRLLTLPRAARGFGVQVSPSGEKITHTGQVYDEKDYRRVRFVDRQKEVNENFAIDLIAQQPVNEVEHRIIACDGGGGALGHPKVYINLDKETKTGTCGYCGLQFKQHHH; encoded by the exons ATGGCGGCGGTGCTGACCTTCCGCCGGCTGTTGACTCTCCCCAGGGCTGCACGGGGTTTCGGGGTTCAAGTGTCGCCGAGCGGGGAAAAGATCACGCATACCGGCCAG GTGTATGATGAAAAAGACTACAGGAGGGTTCGTTTTGTAGATCGTCAGAAAGAG GTGAATGAGAACTTTGCCATTGATTTGATAGCACAACAGCCTGTGAATGAGGTGGAGCACCGCATCATAGCCTGCGATGGAGGCGGTGGTGCCCTGGGCCACCCCAAGGTGTACATAAACTTG gacaaagaaacaaaaacggGGACATGTGGCTACTGCGGCCTGCAGTTCAAGCAGCACCATCACTAG
- the Mrpl36 gene encoding 39S ribosomal protein L36, mitochondrial isoform X1 yields MAALLVRSVVASVVDPFLHLSRLAVKPRVFSSFLLGTLPRAKPCAEVRSVLCGRPLPTLLPSLGFKTKGVIKKRCKDCYKVKRRGRWFILCKTNPKHKQRQM; encoded by the coding sequence ATGGCCGCACTGCTTGTACGGAGCGTGGTGGCTTCGGTGGTGGACCCGTTCCTGCACCTGAGTCGCCTCGCGGTGAAGCCCCGAGTCTTCTCCTCGTTCCTGCTGGGGACATTGCCACGCGCCAAACCCTGCGCAGAGGTGCGCTCAGTTCTCTGTGGCCGTCCCTTGCCGACCCTGCTGCCCTCGCTGGGCTTCAAAACCAAAGGTGTCATCAAGAAGCGCTGTAAAGACTGCTACAAGGTGAAGAGGCGTGGGCGCTGGTTTATCCTCTGTAAGACCAACCCCAAGCATAAACAGCGACAAATGTAG